From Pseudomonas fluorescens:
GCGGCCCTACCAGCATTGCTGTGACCTGGAATCAATCCACCCACGTTCTTGGCGCAACCAATCAAACCCTGCTTGGTCAGGGAACCGGCAACTGCACTATTCAATCGCTGACTGTTAACGCACCAGGCCTGACCGTTCAATAACTCGTTGGGTTAGAACCAGGGGCTGATCACCCGCTGTAGGCAGGTGCCTCGAAAGGGGCACCTGTTTGAAGTAAATAAGGCGACACCCGTAGCATCTTAAAAACGTATCAGCGATATGACGCGCAGGTGCTTCCGCGAGTGCTTGGGTTTTTTAAGACGCTTCCGCAGAGTCGGCCGTTGATAATAATAAGGAGTGCCGCATGAACAATAAGAAACTACAAGTGCAGGTCGCACTGGGGCTGGCGTTGTTGGGTGGAATAGCGGTAACGGTGCCGGTTCAGGCCGGTGGTTTTGCTACTCCGACTGTAGGTGCCGCTGGTTGGGGGCGTGGGTTCGGTGGGGGATCGCTGTTCAAGGGTGATCCAAGTGCGGCTTACAACAACCCTGCGGCAATGGCGTTTATCGATCAAAGCGTTGCGCAGTTCACCATTGACTACGCTCGCATCAATATCAAATACAAAGGTCAGGCCTACGACCTCAATGGTAACCCTCTGGAAAAAACACCTTTGAACCCGGACGGGTCTTTTGGTACGCCTTATTCCCAAGGTGACGGCGGTGAGGGTGGTTTTACCGCCTGGCTGCCTACCGGTTTCATGGTTATACCGATCAATGATCGCTTTGCTTTCGGCCTGAGCCAAGTGGTGCCTCAGGGTATGCGCAGTACCTGGGACGAGGACTGGAAGGGGCGTGATTTTGCCGTCGACACCAAGATCGAAACGGTAGGGCTCACGGGCTCTCTATCGTTCAAGGTCACCGATCGGTTCTCTATTGGTGCAGGGGCAATCGTCCAGCACACTAAAGGCTTCGTCAGCCAGAACATTGACCTGCTGGGGGCGGCGGCCGCCTCGCCAGCGGGCATTCCTTTCCCGTCAGGCGTGGGCAACGCATTGATGCGAGTCAAGGTCGATAACACGTCCGTTGGCTGGTTCACAGGCGTCGTCTGGAAACCCACCGAACGTGACACTCTGGGTTTGAACTACCACGCGAAAATCAAGAACAAGATGGAGGGCAAATACAACATTCGGGCTGATGCTGCGTTGAAAAGCCTGATGACTGATCCCGCGTTGCCCGATGGCACGACACTGGTGGGGGTCTTGTACCCCGGCTTGAGATTGCAACCGGACGGCGCCAACGCCGAGACTCGGCTGGATATCCCGGCGAATGCTTCCTTTGACTGGGTGCATGAAGTCAATGAACGGTTGACCCTGGGCGTCAGTGCGACCTGGACCCAATGGTCATCCTTCAAGGCTCTTACGCTGACATCGGACGGTAACCTGATCGTATCGATTCCCTACAAGTATCGCGATGCCTGGCAGTACTCTTTCGGCGGCGATTACAAGCTCACTGACGACCTGACCTTGCGCAGCGGTGTGTCGTTTGACCAGACCCCCACACGCAACTCAACACGTGATCCGCGTATCCCCGACGGTGACCGGATCTTCGCTTCGCTTGGGTTCGGCTACAACGTAAGAGCCATTCCTGGTTTAAGTGTTGACGCGGCCTACTCGCGGCAGTTTGTACAGGAGGTCAACCTGAAGACACACAATCAAGACCGCCTGGGTGGCTCGCGACTTGATGGAAAATCCGAGGGCAAGGGCGAAGTGGTCAGTGTGTCAGCGACCTATCGGTTCTGACCTAAACGGTGTGACGGCGTCATGAGGTAGTTGGCGCATCCGGCTGCCTCTTCATGTTGTCACTTATCGACGGGTCGCCCATGCGACCCGTTGCGATTTCCTGATGAACAAACCTGAGAGGCTGATCCATTCATCCGCCATTTTTTTTGCCCGTACATTAAATAAAAATTTCAAAACAAAATTTGAATTTATCTTTCCGAGTTTGTAGTGTGGCGTTACGCCGCAGCTCATTTCGATCTGCACCCACGTTTGCCACGCCCTGAATCGAGTCGAGGTATCTCCATGGTTATCTGGTTATTGGTGGGTTTCGCAGCCGCGATTGCCCTGGCGTATCGACAAGCCGCCGCCACCCTGTGGTTGGGCGCTGGCCTGGTCTGGCTGGCGGCGGGTTACCTGTTCAATGTGGTCGCCGCTTTCGGCACCACCGTCGCGGCGGTGCTGGTGGTGGTGCCGGCATTCCTGATGACGATCAAACCCCTGCGCCGTACCCTGTTGACCAGCAAGGCCCTGGGCCTGTTTCGTACGATCATGCCGGCGATGTCCGACACTGAACGCGCGGCGATCGAGTCCGGCACCGTGTGGTGGGACGCCGAGCTGTTCAGCGGCAAGCCCAACTGGCAGCGCCTGTTGCAAGCCGCGCCAGCCAGCTTGAGTGCCGAGGAGCAAGCCTTCCTCGACAATGAAGTCGAAACCCTTTGCGACATCGCCAACGACTGGGAAACCACCCAGGTCTGGCAGGACATGTCCCCCGAAGGCTGGCAGTACACCAAGGACGCCGGCTTCCTCGGCATGATCATTCCCAAGCAGTACGGCGGCAAAGGTTTCTCTCACTATGCGCACTCGCAAGTGGTGATGAAGCTGTCGACGCGCTGCTCGGCGGCGGCGATTTCGGTGATGGTGCCCAACTCCCTGGGCCCGGCGGAGTTGCTGCTGCACTACGGCACCGATGCCCAACGCAATTACTACCTGCCGCGCCTGGCCCGGGGTGAAGATATCCCGTGCTTCGCGCTCACCAGCCCCTATGCCGGTTCCGACGCGGGGGCGATCCCGGACCTGGGCATTGTCTGCAAGGGCCTGCATGAGGGGGAAGAAGTACTGGGTTTCAACGTGACCTGGGACAAGCGCTACATCACCCTGGGGCCCATCGCCACTGTGCTCGGCCTGGCGTTTCGCGCCGAGGACCCGGACGGTTTGCTCGGCGCGCCCGGTTCACTCGGCATCACCTGCGCGTTGATCCCGACCTCCCATCCCGGCGTCAACAGTGGGCGCCGTCACTGGCCGTTGAATGCGGTGTTCCAGAACGGTCCTACCACCGGCAAGGATGTTTTCATTCCTTTGGAGTGGGTCATCGGCGGCCGCGAGCAAGTCGGCAACGGCTGGCGCATGTTGATGGAGTGCCTGGCCGCTGGCCGGGCGATTTCGCTGCCATCGGCCAACGTCGGCCTGGGCAAGGTCGCGGTGCGCGGTACCACCGCGTATGCGGCGATGCGTAAACAGTTCGGCCTGCCCATCGGCAAGTTCGAAGGCGTGCAGGCGCCGCTGGCGCGCATGGCCGGGCATTTGTATGCCTGCGATGCGGTGCGCAAGGTCTCGGTGGCCTCTCTGGACGCGGGCGAGAAACCCTCGGTGATCTCGGCCATCGCCAAGTACCACGTCACCGAGCGCGCGCGGATGATCGTCAACGACGGCATGGATATCGTCGCTGGCAAAGGCATTTGCATGGGCCCGAATAATTTCCTGGCGCGTGCCTAC
This genomic window contains:
- a CDS encoding acyl-CoA dehydrogenase, with product MVIWLLVGFAAAIALAYRQAAATLWLGAGLVWLAAGYLFNVVAAFGTTVAAVLVVVPAFLMTIKPLRRTLLTSKALGLFRTIMPAMSDTERAAIESGTVWWDAELFSGKPNWQRLLQAAPASLSAEEQAFLDNEVETLCDIANDWETTQVWQDMSPEGWQYTKDAGFLGMIIPKQYGGKGFSHYAHSQVVMKLSTRCSAAAISVMVPNSLGPAELLLHYGTDAQRNYYLPRLARGEDIPCFALTSPYAGSDAGAIPDLGIVCKGLHEGEEVLGFNVTWDKRYITLGPIATVLGLAFRAEDPDGLLGAPGSLGITCALIPTSHPGVNSGRRHWPLNAVFQNGPTTGKDVFIPLEWVIGGREQVGNGWRMLMECLAAGRAISLPSANVGLGKVAVRGTTAYAAMRKQFGLPIGKFEGVQAPLARMAGHLYACDAVRKVSVASLDAGEKPSVISAIAKYHVTERARMIVNDGMDIVAGKGICMGPNNFLARAYQQSPIAITVEGANIMTRCLIIFGQGLIRCHPYVFREMEAARNPDRRKALEDFDRAMFGHVSFVLANTVRAAVNALTGGRLISVPAKTDPALASYYRQANRLSVVLALISDISMGVLGGALKRKESITGRLGDILSQLYILSCVLKRFEDDGRPQADLPLVHWSAQDALLRAHEALAEVLDNYPSKAAAAVLRGLTFPFGIPLRKPSDHLLAQVADVVQTSGETRDRLLANSYIPRPEIDKLAYGELGFRLLPQVELIDARLKPAIKQGLLEPMPISATAFTAWRVKARALDLISADEDALLARYVEYADHAIQVDDFPQDFGLLEALQQRRQALEPAPKRRSSQSENASVN
- a CDS encoding outer membrane protein transport protein, with the translated sequence MNNKKLQVQVALGLALLGGIAVTVPVQAGGFATPTVGAAGWGRGFGGGSLFKGDPSAAYNNPAAMAFIDQSVAQFTIDYARINIKYKGQAYDLNGNPLEKTPLNPDGSFGTPYSQGDGGEGGFTAWLPTGFMVIPINDRFAFGLSQVVPQGMRSTWDEDWKGRDFAVDTKIETVGLTGSLSFKVTDRFSIGAGAIVQHTKGFVSQNIDLLGAAAASPAGIPFPSGVGNALMRVKVDNTSVGWFTGVVWKPTERDTLGLNYHAKIKNKMEGKYNIRADAALKSLMTDPALPDGTTLVGVLYPGLRLQPDGANAETRLDIPANASFDWVHEVNERLTLGVSATWTQWSSFKALTLTSDGNLIVSIPYKYRDAWQYSFGGDYKLTDDLTLRSGVSFDQTPTRNSTRDPRIPDGDRIFASLGFGYNVRAIPGLSVDAAYSRQFVQEVNLKTHNQDRLGGSRLDGKSEGKGEVVSVSATYRF